One Actinosynnema pretiosum DNA segment encodes these proteins:
- a CDS encoding ATP-binding protein yields MSAPNLTALVGPPGAGKTTLRNAYPGALVVSLDDNRRALSWCGCANNQDDRLRAFAVQLAHTTAHHALTTGQDVLWDATNAHRTDRAALLLLTAEVGATATARLVLPPLETVLHQNHQRSTTPCACGHCPRVPDQVVRAMHTSITHDLPALPHEGWARVHTTDC; encoded by the coding sequence GTGAGCGCGCCGAACCTGACCGCGCTGGTCGGCCCGCCGGGCGCGGGCAAGACCACCCTGCGCAACGCCTACCCCGGTGCGCTGGTGGTCAGCCTGGACGACAACCGCCGTGCCCTGTCCTGGTGCGGCTGCGCCAACAACCAGGACGACCGGCTGCGTGCCTTCGCCGTGCAGCTGGCACACACCACCGCCCACCACGCCCTCACCACAGGTCAGGACGTGTTGTGGGACGCCACCAACGCCCACCGCACCGACCGCGCCGCCCTGCTGCTGCTCACCGCCGAGGTCGGGGCCACCGCCACCGCCCGCCTGGTCCTGCCGCCGCTGGAGACCGTGCTGCACCAGAACCACCAGCGCAGCACCACACCGTGCGCGTGCGGCCACTGCCCGCGCGTGCCCGACCAGGTCGTGCGGGCCATGCACACCTCGATCACCCACGACCTGCCCGCC
- a CDS encoding bifunctional DNA primase/polymerase, whose protein sequence is MTMLTAALHAAARGWHVFPLRPGDKRPALHGVRFCPRTGPCVDGHLGWEQRATTDSDVVRRCWAAGEFNVGIATGPSGLVVVDLDTPKSPADVAPDGWNREGVHDGHDVFALVCEQAGQPVPWETFSVRTTRGGTHLYYRAREGAQLRSTKGEEGNGLGWKVDTRAHGGYVVAPGSSTPTGSYTITDDLPVAELPTWLHQRLSPKPVVARTAAPQSGSKQHSAYVDSAIRGECDNVAAAPSGRHSSVLFAAAVALGQLVGAQALPAATAENALHAAAIHMINGQCRCTEREVLRTIANGLRAGASRPRTLPKAGAA, encoded by the coding sequence ATGACCATGCTCACCGCAGCCCTGCACGCCGCCGCGCGCGGCTGGCACGTCTTCCCCCTGCGGCCCGGCGACAAGCGGCCCGCCCTGCACGGCGTGCGGTTCTGCCCGCGCACCGGTCCGTGCGTGGACGGGCACCTTGGGTGGGAGCAGCGCGCCACCACCGACTCCGACGTCGTGCGCCGCTGCTGGGCGGCGGGCGAGTTCAACGTCGGCATCGCCACCGGCCCCAGCGGCCTGGTGGTGGTCGACCTGGACACCCCGAAGTCGCCCGCCGACGTGGCCCCGGACGGCTGGAACCGGGAGGGGGTTCACGACGGGCACGACGTGTTCGCCCTGGTCTGCGAGCAGGCCGGGCAGCCCGTGCCGTGGGAGACCTTCAGCGTCCGCACCACCAGGGGCGGCACCCACCTCTACTACCGGGCACGCGAGGGCGCGCAGCTGCGCAGCACCAAGGGCGAGGAGGGCAACGGCCTGGGCTGGAAGGTCGACACCCGCGCGCACGGCGGCTACGTCGTGGCGCCCGGCAGCAGCACCCCCACCGGCTCCTACACGATCACCGACGACCTGCCCGTGGCCGAACTGCCCACCTGGCTGCACCAGCGCCTGTCCCCCAAGCCCGTGGTGGCCCGCACAGCCGCCCCCCAAAGCGGCTCCAAGCAGCACTCCGCCTACGTGGACTCGGCAATCCGAGGCGAGTGCGACAACGTCGCAGCGGCCCCCTCAGGACGGCACAGCAGCGTGCTCTTCGCCGCCGCCGTCGCCCTCGGCCAACTCGTCGGAGCCCAGGCCCTCCCTGCGGCTACAGCCGAAAACGCCCTCCACGCAGCCGCCATCCACATGATCAACGGCCAGTGCCGCTGCACCGAGCGCGAAGTGCTGCGCACCATCGCCAACGGCCTGCGCGCCGGTGCCTCCCGCCCGCGCACCCTGCCCAAGGCAGGTGCCGCGTGA
- a CDS encoding Pycsar system effector family protein: MLLALFGAGLAAVVALYRDGVSLPATVLLFLAALPMGAALAFLLLTVRPWLEGTGGFLRWAAYHREPEAVIADLADATPTELAHELVGMSALALNRYRRIRTAVHLLLPSLALIALAVPLA, translated from the coding sequence GTGCTGCTGGCCCTGTTCGGCGCGGGCCTGGCCGCGGTGGTGGCCCTGTACCGGGACGGGGTCTCGCTCCCGGCCACGGTGCTGCTGTTCCTGGCCGCGCTCCCGATGGGCGCCGCGCTGGCGTTCCTGCTGCTGACCGTGCGCCCGTGGCTGGAGGGCACCGGCGGGTTCCTGCGCTGGGCCGCCTACCACCGCGAGCCCGAGGCCGTCATCGCCGACCTGGCCGACGCCACTCCGACCGAGCTGGCGCACGAGCTGGTGGGCATGTCCGCGCTCGCCCTGAACCGCTACCGCCGCATCCGCACCGCCGTGCACCTGCTGCTGCCCTCCCTGGCCCTGATCGCCCTGGCCGTCCCGCTCGCCTGA